aaatattaagaaTTCTATACTTCATTTTAAACTTAGGCGTCGAATTATTGTAAAACAATGCCTTTGACACAACATTACCTTCACATATTGAAGTGATAAATTTTATAGGGAAGTCTTGTCGAACAAGTTCGCAAACATATTTGTCAAGAGTAAGGCTGCTTtaaagtgaaaaaatcaaatCTCTTTAATTTTTGGTCTGTTTAAAAGTGTACTCCTCATGGTGAAATCtggaatttcaaaacaaagcatTGGAAAAACCAGATGGTTGACTGTTTTCTCTCTGAGAACCCTTTATGTGAAAGGCTCGTGAACTCATATTTCATGATACACTGATACAGTCACGTATATTACAAAGGGAAACATTCTCATTGATGCACCTCTGGTGAAACTTTGTTTCTCCCTGCACCAGGGTTTCAAGTAAAAGTCGTGTTTTTATaactaaaataataaataacagAAGGCGTTTTTTATaactaaaataataaataacagaaggcgtatatatatatatatatatatatatatatatatatatatatatatatatatatatatatatacgaaaatggattgcttgtcaatgcaggcaaagtatagtgctcaatgcatttctgcagggcggtaatactgagaatctaggaacttgtagttgtcactctacaggctgtttcatgcgctaagcaatcatcaggagtgaggaTATGGCGGGAATgggactgtttatattgtgttgcaggtgagtatgcatattcaaataagcggaTGCGGCCAATGGCAGGTCAGTTATTAatgaggaggaatttgctgcggtgtctgcattttgagaggaattctgctcgtttgttgagggttgatttgctgtctgaataaattatatggagtttttctgttatgcaaaggttgcagcgtttggttttatttgaatagggggagctctgtcgataattgaccatttgatatcgtagTTTCTGTTGTTGTCTTTGAGTTTCCATGTGAGAGTtctgtgctatttctgtgcttGGGTGTTTTGAATGTAtacgtgtatctttgtttgaaggttgagtccgtgagtccaatgtagtgtttctgatcgttgtttgtggtgacagtggctttgtatattactgaagaggtgaggcagtttcctgaaagtggacaaTCGTCTTTTTGCGGCAGTTGCACAACTTCTCTTGTTCCCTGTCTTTATGTAGTATTTGGTTGTTGTGGGCTTTGATTATGTTGCCCATATTTCTGGAGCAACTGTAGCTTACTTTtacgttgtttttgttgaagagCTTGTGTAGACGGTGGCCTTCTGGAAAGTGGGTCTTAATCAAGTTCAGGAATGTTCTGCCGATGTTGGTTTTCACTgccttgtatatatatatgaaaatgcAATTGTGTCATCGATTACGCTCTCGCAGCTGCGCGATCAACGCATGTTTAATGCCCCCCCATATTACACCAAATTCACGTTCAACAAAACGTTGACCAAAGCGAATCTTTGCAATATTCgaacaaattacctaaagagatacatatttaaaaatgtatgCTTACCATCTTTCACGACCTCAATGGCTTCTTCATCGACGTCTTCACTGCTCTCCTCCGTCTCATCATCAGCTGTGCTCATTTCATGTGTATCTGTCTCTTCTTCCTCATCAATTTCTTGCTCTGCAGTTTCGTCTTGGTCAGCGCTTTCTTCCTCCAATTCTTCGTCCTCAACGCTGCGTTCGTCCAGGTCGCTTTCATTGAATTCCTCCATGTCGTCTTCTTCAAAACTTCTCTCTTCCAAATCATCTTCTGAGTCTTCGAATTCTGCCTCAGACGCGATGTCAGGTGTCTCTTCAACGGCAGATGTTTCGTCGATGGTAGCGTCTGCTTTGGGTGCGGAGGCAGCAAAGCATGCTGATAGTACAGCTAGTACCAACAACGTTGTGATAACAACCCCTCTCCTGTAATGTATAATGATATCGATAACATTCCAACAGACTCGTATAGAGATACTTCCAGCATTTCTTTCGTTTATACTTATGTACAGATTAACGGCTTCTTTTCAATCTCGGGAATAGCATGCGTGTACGTGTCTATGACTTTGTACATCATTAATgatgttttccatgattttgtcCATAAAAGTATCAATCGCTGGACCAAAGTACGATACCCGTTAATTAAGAAAACTAAGAAAAAGTAAGataaaaaactaagatggtgaaaaattAACTTTCTCCGACTAGAAAAGTATAggcaaaatttgagagtccgaatatctgtccatgaCGCGCATTAAACCTTAAAATGAAAGATAAAGATGTTAATATCAGGGCAACCTGGTTCGTGACACAGGGTTGGGAGCGGGTCGATTCCATTCAAAGGCACGCACACTTTGTTGCAACATCGAAATTAATTAAAGTTACAACGgattcagtaaaaaaaaataacgaTTATACTTACATTGTTCCGAGGGTGATGCCAAAAAGCCTGGAATTTTCTGCACTGTACTTCTAAAGAGAGTGTCGGACGAGTGTCTCTACAGGGCGAATATCGCAGAATTTATAGGATATCGATGTCGTCataaattatatgcaaatattatggaCTCCTGCAGTTATTGGCTGCACCCCCTCAAGACGACACCCTTAttttctcttttccagctttgTTTTATGATGAAAGTTTATTAAAGACATCGACTATATGAACCTTAATTGCAGAGATTTACAGATCATCGTCCACTTCTGAATTTCCATCGGTAAATTTAACGATATCTTGACTAATTTTAcgatattgaaatatttgagaTCATAAAGAGAAACTGGGAGGGCAAAGTAAAGTTGAGGGTGCAAATTAATTAGAGGGCGGTGGAAGGCACGAATGTTTGACGGTGATTGGAAATTGTATTTGACTTGTATGAAACTTTCCAAATGTTGAAACAAAAAGGAATGACATGCTGGTCAATTAtcctgaaaaaataaaaatcaacaacaaaacacGCAAACTAGCAATCCCcaattaatgatatttgtttaaGCCAATTTCTGATTTATTTTAACGGAAATCTAATCTATTTGCGTTAATTGGATTGCACGGTTTACACGATAGCCCTCCGGCGGTCTTGGCATGATGAAAAGCGCAATTTAAATGCTTTCAAGACAGTGTCATCGTCATTTGCCCGAGTAACTACAAGAACAGGCAAATTGGTCATCGTGTATTTAGCTTAACTAAATCTTTATTGGAAACTAGTTTTTATTGATCAGTCATTTGAGAAAAGCTAAACTATGTTGGAAAACGACACAGACTGCGAGCAAACATTCAACCGAATATGTTGTAGTTGTATGATATCGGCCGTTGCATTTTGTGAAATAACATCGTAGCTCGGAACATTGCCCTTACCTTGTTCTTGTAACAGTTTGTATTATCTGTTGTTATTTCTATTTGTTCttagtatttttattcaaattgataCAAAGGCGTGAACTTATGAAAAACCGTGTCACACCAGCATATTTAgtatatatgaaaaaattgaaaagattACATCAAATGTTCCCACTTTTACAAAGTTATGTTTTCTTTCAAGTTGAAAGTGCCAATATGGATGATCACAATTTCTTTGAATAGGTGGCAATTTATGAATGATAGGCAGCTGGGCAATGATTGTGCCTCACTGATGAGACAATTTGAAAACAGTGTTGTCGGAATAAAACATTGCTTCaagtttcacaatgattaatcATAACCTTAGTAATTCGTCGAAAGTTGACCAATCACATATCGATAGTTTTTGCAAGCTATTTGAACCAAACAGTAACGGAAGTGCTTTCTTTTCATGTAGTGTGTTGAGACAAAAGTCATCAATGTCTTTGACACTATAGACAAGGTTATCGACAGTTTTTGTAAAGTGTGTCAACATCGACCTCCCTTAACCCCCGTGACAAGCCAGAGGACTAGTGGCATATTCTTTCATCACCTCACAACGTCATCGCGAAAAGCATAAACGCACACTTGATGAGCTAAAATTCCATTCAagctatttttttatatttgtcagAAAACCCAACCCCACTTCGTTTGCTTTCTTCAACAAGGTACCGATCGCGTGTTACTTTGGAATGAATACTATCATTATGTAGATGTGTTACTTGGAAGTAAATTCAGGTGAAAGTTTCCATTGGATATTGCGTAGCATCACAGAAGCGGAATTTGTATGTTGCACTGTTAGCCATTACAATAATCAATTATTGTCACGTCATCGAAAAACCGTTATGGATTCACGCAATCATCGTGGTGGATAGTGGCCTAAAGCGTGCCATATGATAGTAGGCTTTTTAGTAGTTCATATGCAGACAGTCTGGGAGAGGTCGCGGTCAGTCAGCAAAGTATTCTTTACCAGACAGTCAAGTGTGTGCATGATGCTATATCGACCGACAACTGTATAACAGATATCAAATAAACAGAAATAGGCTCAATATTTTCATCTGAGTGGGAAGTGCAGTGGCAATATAACGAATTGAACATGAAGGAAACGACGATATTTATAGTTTGCTGTTGTATTTGTGGAGTGGCGGTCCCGGAAGGCTCGGTACCGGTGGATAAGCGGGTAACGGTGAGAAATACAATTCCCTAAAATCGATTCTTAAATCAGTAAGGGGAGGAGAGGAAATCAAGGAATCTAGGTGTACATTACACGAAACCAACTCGAATGTCGCAGAAAGTATACACATCTCGACAGATTTTTCCGTACTAACTTTGAAATGAACATAGTCCTTTTATGCTGTAAACATTTTACAAGGAAAAGCGGCTGTTCTACAATGGAGGAAACAGCCAGTATAGGGACGCCCAGGAAAACTTAAGCTTTTAGTCAACAAAGTCAAATaatgttttaaatatttaacgTAATTATTATAATAGGCTAACGTTGATGATTGATATGATGAACGCATATACCTACGTAGAGTAAAATTGAAAACCTAACACAGATAATAATTTCGTGAGAACTTTTTGATTCATTGTCCCAATTGAGCCTGTCATTTGCTGCATTCGATAACGTTTACCTTGGATTTGCTTACTTCCGGTCAGTGCAAAGTGTTGCGAATGAAAGGTTCTTTCAATTCTTGTAAACAAAGATTTATAGATGTACAGAGGCACACTGCCATAGAAAATTAAATACAGTCTGTTAGCTGGACAAGTATAATTGAATCTAGCTTTTGCTTACAGAGATATTAGTCTATAATTGACAAAATACGTTGACGGCTGCAATGTGTTGCTTTAGAATGTCAAGTCGTGTACCATGTGCCGAGCAACGCTGATGGAAACAAGAGTAACTTCTTTGCCGACGCTCAAACGCACGAAAAAATGCCgatgaaaaaataatacaaaccAAATCAAAAAAGGAATTAAAAAGCAACAAGCGAAGTGGATAAAATAAACTACAAACCGACCAGTGGGATGATAAAAACACTTGTGATCAGAAGAAATAAAACGTGTACGTTTCGGGTACAACGTTTCGTCACCACTTAGAGCAGGTATGACATTATACATAGATACGATGAAGGGATGTACCCGAAACATCTACGTTGTATTTCTTCTTGccacaaaatgatttttttccgcTGATGGATTAGGAGTTAAGTAATATCTGTGTCTCTCACTCGAGCTGATAAAAACATCTCTCTTGCTCGAGGGAATGCTCCGGTGTGTTCTGTTTTGTGATTGTGTGTGTTCTGTACAACGCTTCAAGCGTTATACACGTttgtgctgcggcattttgtaatactgacgtgttttgtataacttacgcaaaatgtaataagggtatcagcattttgtaataactgacgcattttgtaataccgTCTGCAGTATTTAGTAATAtaccagtctacgcgttttgtaacaagggtatcagcattttgtaatgaaTAATTGTCTACGCataatgtaacaagggtatcagcattttgtaataaatcgcACTTTTTAATATCAGTTAACgcatttttgtaataattttaaaaacttttcccagttttaaaacattaacagatattttattgactttggaatggtattaccaagtgtgtgtttactcgttaagtaagtaaaaattgatcgctccctgacttccatttcaaatcataaaGACTAAAGtttagatagctgtcaatcaacatttttactaactgatcatctgaggcaggtaacttCTACATTTTGACTGGtttattgtcatatatttgagagaatcattggtatacacaCTCAGctgatttattaaatagaggataacgacattgtttctgatgtattgcagacaaccagcaatcaacaggtagatactcagataaaataaaatataataacataaaataaattattatacatctgccttcgcaaacaatagaatcgagcttccgtaaaaacgggcacgtaacgggcatgcgataacccctttactttcatatttgacgATAAACATTGCGTCAGTGAATGGCTGCCAAGGAGGAAACCCCTAGCGCGACGTCTGTCACCGGCAGGCATCTCCATGTTGTGAGcgaaactccatactgtactttgaaaataacttctgataaaagaaacagaagtaaatgtattacgactgtttgaagatgaaaaatattatgaggtaataacgaaagtgttcaccaagacggcactatacaaatatggcacgacatcgctgctcggctcgtacatcgaatgttggatgagcgcgcggtgtaaacaaagatggcgcttaccCTTAACCCGCTCACAGTTAAGAAAGCGATGCAAAATATGCCTCTAAATTGTATGGAATAATACATCGAAAACGACTggtgcatatattcttgataGAAAaggagatgtataataataattattacgaaaataccgcaaagtaagCACTCAGACATTAGTGCAACGCATCGCCCGACGCGCTAAACGCGCActaatgactacatgtatgttctttgcgttattttcgtaataaccttaactatactgaagtaatctaaactaaactaaactaaactaaactaaactaaactaaactaaattaaactaaactaaactaaactaaactaaactaaactaaactaaactaaactaaactaaactaaattaaaatagtcagaataatctgatgttttagtgatttgatttgtttagctactaaagcggaagtatatctgacctggtagagtatgtatgtatgtatgtatgtatgtatgtatgtatgtatgtatgtatgtatgtatgtatgtatgtatgtatgtatgtatgtatgtatgtatgtatgtatgtatgtatgtatgtatgtatgtatgtatgtatgtgtgtatgtatgtatgtgtgtatgtatgtatgtgtgtatgtatgtatgtgtgtatgtatgtatgtatgtatgtatgtatgtatgtatgtatgtatgtatgtatgtatgtatgtatgtatgtatgtgtgtgtgtgtgtgtgtatgtatgtatgtatgtatgtatgtatgtatgtatgtatgtatgtatgtgtgtgtatgtgtgtgtgtatgtatgtgtgtatgtgtgtgtgtatgtgtgtgtgtgttgtatgtatgtatgtatgtatgtatgtatgtatgtatgtatgtatgtatgtatgtatgtatgtatgtatgtatgtatgtatgtatgtatgtatgtgtgtgtgtgtgtgtgtatgtgtgtatgtatgtatgtatgtatgtatgtatgtatgtatgtatgtatgtatgtatgtatgtatgtatgtatgtatgtattatgtatgtatgtgtgtatgtatgtgtgtatgtatgtatgtatgtatgtatgtatgtatgtatgtatgtatgtatgtattgttacgtgcagagaaaacgaacaaaagggtgaactcagcagttaacgtttaaacaaaatttattacgaaaataaaactaattgctaagttagggatagaatacaagctttaaagtgtacagactacttatctcagctgggacggcaaagctccagtctcagagttgtaacagtcagtcggatgaatgaacagtcctttggtttgcaggcttgaagctacacaaagtccacagtataaatccagcgttgacagtgaaggtcttgaaaagtcttgagaatgactactgctggagtttatagtaacacacaagagacacgatcccaaaagtctgactggaagctgtgcacgtcccttttataaaggcatataagaacaatctagaactttattgacatgctaattactgttctaaaattatctctcttacacaactaattaactttccagaacattccaaacatgactaattaaattcaaggttgtgaggtcattaagggcagtgaccttgagaatgttctagactaattgaactcaggtcatgatgagtgtggggggaaatgacctacataatacaccccctcttcaaaaaaatttttcaaagaaaaatctttttttcacaaatgtaatcttaaaagtgtgaacaacaataatctctacatacgagagagacagtctgcaattaaattgtctctgcctttgatatgtctaatgtcaagattaaactcctgtaacattaaactccatcttagcaatctctgatttttgcctttgaatttctgcagaaaaacaagagggttgtgatcaatataaaccactattggctgatttgaagaagtaacataaacttcaaaatgctgtaaagctaatatcaaagataaacactctttttcaattgtagagtagtttctctgggatttgttaaatttgcgtgaaaaatagcaaacaggatgatctataccatgactatcctcttgcaataaaacagcaccagcagccgtatcactagcatctacagctaatttgaatggcaaagtgaaatctggtgcagacaacactggggcactttgcagtatggctttaagtgtatcaaatgcctgttggcattgctctgaccaaacaaactttactttctttttaagtaagctagtcaaaggctcagtaattgtggagaaatttggacagaatttctgTAGTatccagccataccgagaaagcacatcagttgtcgtttacagtttggtatgggaaaacttgaaatggcactgattttggcatcaacaggttttacctcaccctgtcctacagtatgtccgaggtaagtcaccctcgcccaaccaaactcagatttggcaaggttgacagtcaacattgctttactcagtctctcaaagaacttccgcatgagcttgatgtgttcctcccaggtgtcactatacaggatgacatcgtcaacgtaagctgcacaccgtctagcccggatatgacgtcgttgatcatccgttggaacgttgccggagagttcttcattccgaatggcatcaccttgtactggaacaatccgtctgg
This DNA window, taken from Ptychodera flava strain L36383 chromosome 4, AS_Pfla_20210202, whole genome shotgun sequence, encodes the following:
- the LOC139131730 gene encoding aggrecan core protein-like isoform X3; this encodes MRGVVITTLLVLAVLSACFAASAPKADATIDETSAVEETPDIASEAEFEDSEDDLEERSFEEDDMEEFNESDLDERSVEDEELEEESADQDETAEQEIDEEEETDTHEMSTADDETEESSEDVDEEAIEVVKDAHRRWACYHRKCYRVFTCHYNWYQAYRVCRRYRGNLVSIHNCYQNRIVAAYARRYGNLWIGLNDRCRERYFRWTDRSPYNFRRWYCRQPDNYRNEDCDEMLRNGR